A genomic region of Pseudomonas abietaniphila contains the following coding sequences:
- a CDS encoding ABC transporter ATP-binding protein, producing MPHSTTPPRLQLRHITKQYPGCLANDAIDLTIQPGEIHALLGENGAGKSTLMKIIYGVVQPDAGQVIWQGQPLSMRNPAQARALGIGMVFQHFSLFETLTVAQNIALAMGAAAGTPKQLEPKIREVSQRYGMAVEPQRLVHSLSIGERQKVEIIRCLMQDIRLLILDEPTSVLTPQEAEDLFVTLRRLAEEGCSILFISHKLGEVRALCHSATVLRGGKVSGHCVPAECSDLQLAQLMVGDAEGLVAQYPKATGNTPFLQVEKLSWHNPDPFGCSLIEVDLEVRSGEIVGIAGVAGNGQDELLALLSGEQTLTRAEAQRIRLGEQGVAHLRPDARRRQGLAFVPAERLGHGAVPEMSLADNALLTAFQQGLVSKGLIQRGKVEALAHTIIQRFAVKTPDARTAARSLSGGNLQKFILGREILQNPKLLVAAHPTWGVDVGAAAAIHRALIALRDAGAAIVVISEDLDELFQISDRVGALSGGRLSALLPTPQTTQVQIGGWMAGQFDTDHLRQPDSASHI from the coding sequence ATGCCTCATTCAACGACTCCACCGCGCCTGCAACTGCGCCACATCACCAAGCAATATCCAGGGTGTCTTGCCAACGATGCCATCGACCTGACCATCCAGCCCGGCGAAATTCACGCGCTGCTCGGCGAAAATGGCGCAGGCAAAAGCACCTTGATGAAAATCATCTACGGTGTGGTCCAGCCCGATGCCGGGCAGGTGATCTGGCAAGGACAGCCACTTTCCATGCGCAACCCTGCTCAAGCCCGGGCGCTCGGCATCGGGATGGTGTTCCAGCATTTTTCGCTATTCGAAACGCTAACCGTTGCGCAGAACATCGCCTTGGCGATGGGCGCCGCGGCCGGCACGCCGAAACAACTGGAACCGAAGATTCGCGAGGTTTCGCAACGTTATGGCATGGCCGTCGAGCCTCAACGGCTGGTGCACAGCCTGTCTATCGGTGAGCGGCAAAAAGTCGAAATCATCCGTTGCCTGATGCAAGACATTCGCTTGCTGATTCTCGATGAGCCGACATCGGTGCTGACGCCGCAAGAAGCCGAAGATCTGTTTGTCACGCTTCGGCGGCTGGCGGAAGAAGGCTGCAGCATTCTTTTCATCAGCCACAAGCTGGGCGAGGTGCGCGCGTTGTGCCACAGCGCGACGGTGTTGCGCGGCGGCAAAGTGTCGGGGCATTGCGTGCCCGCTGAATGCAGCGATCTGCAACTGGCGCAGTTGATGGTCGGTGATGCGGAAGGTCTGGTCGCGCAGTATCCGAAAGCCACAGGTAACACGCCTTTTCTCCAGGTGGAAAAGCTGTCGTGGCACAACCCGGATCCGTTTGGCTGCTCGCTGATCGAGGTTGACCTGGAAGTGCGCAGCGGGGAGATCGTTGGTATCGCGGGGGTCGCCGGCAATGGTCAGGATGAGTTACTCGCGCTGCTGAGCGGTGAGCAAACATTGACCCGGGCTGAAGCGCAGCGCATCCGGCTTGGCGAGCAAGGCGTTGCTCATCTGCGCCCGGACGCTCGGCGCCGACAAGGCCTGGCCTTCGTGCCCGCCGAACGCCTGGGCCATGGCGCTGTGCCGGAAATGAGCCTGGCGGATAACGCGCTGTTGACCGCTTTTCAGCAGGGGCTTGTGAGCAAGGGGCTCATCCAGCGCGGCAAGGTTGAGGCCTTGGCTCACACCATCATTCAGCGCTTTGCGGTGAAAACACCGGACGCGCGCACAGCCGCCCGAAGCCTGTCGGGCGGCAATCTGCAGAAATTCATTCTGGGCCGCGAAATCCTGCAGAACCCGAAACTGCTTGTCGCTGCACACCCGACCTGGGGCGTGGATGTGGGCGCGGCGGCAGCGATTCATCGCGCGTTGATTGCATTGCGCGACGCTGGCGCGGCCATTGTGGTGATCTCCGAAGACCTCGACGAGTTGTTTCAGATCAGCGATCGGGTCGGGGCATTGTCGGGCGGCCGCCTGTCGGCGCTGTTGCCTACGCCGCAAACCACACAGGTGCAGATCGGCGGCTGGATGGCCGGGCAATTCGACACCGATCACTTACGTCAACCCGACTCCGCGTCGCACATTTAA
- a CDS encoding adenosine deaminase, with protein sequence MYDWLNALPKAELHLHLEGSLEPELLFALAERNKIALPWNDVDTLRKAYAFNNLQEFLDLYYQGADVLRTEQDFYDLTWAYLQRCKAQNVIHTEPFFDPQTHTDRGIAFEVVLNGIAGALKDGKEQLGVGSGLILSFLRHLSEEEAEKTLDMALPYRDAFVAVGLDSSEMGHPPSKFQRVFDRARNEGFLTVAHAGEEGPPEYIWEALDLLKIQRIDHGVRAIEDERLMQRIIDEQIPLTVCPLSNTKLCVFDHMSQHNILDMLERGVKVTVNSDDPAYFGGYVTENFQALHEHLGMTQDQAKRLAQNSLDARLIKP encoded by the coding sequence ATGTACGACTGGTTGAATGCCCTGCCCAAGGCTGAATTACACCTGCATCTGGAGGGCTCGCTTGAGCCTGAACTGCTGTTCGCCCTGGCTGAACGCAACAAGATTGCCCTGCCCTGGAATGACGTCGACACCCTGCGCAAGGCGTACGCGTTCAACAACCTGCAGGAGTTTCTCGACCTGTATTACCAGGGCGCGGACGTGCTACGCACCGAGCAGGATTTCTACGACCTGACTTGGGCCTACTTGCAACGCTGTAAGGCTCAGAACGTCATCCACACCGAGCCATTCTTCGACCCGCAGACCCACACCGATCGCGGCATTGCGTTTGAGGTCGTGCTGAACGGCATCGCCGGGGCGTTGAAGGACGGCAAGGAGCAGCTGGGCGTCGGCAGCGGCCTGATCCTCAGTTTCCTGCGACACCTCAGCGAAGAAGAGGCAGAAAAAACCCTCGACATGGCCTTGCCGTACCGTGATGCCTTTGTCGCGGTCGGTCTGGACAGCTCTGAAATGGGTCACCCGCCGAGCAAGTTTCAGCGCGTATTCGATCGTGCTCGCAACGAAGGCTTCCTGACCGTGGCCCACGCTGGCGAAGAAGGCCCGCCCGAGTACATCTGGGAAGCACTGGATTTGCTGAAAATCCAGCGTATCGACCATGGCGTGCGCGCGATCGAGGACGAACGCTTGATGCAACGCATCATCGACGAGCAAATCCCGCTCACGGTCTGCCCGTTGTCAAACACCAAACTCTGCGTGTTCGACCACATGAGCCAGCACAACATCCTCGACATGCTCGAGCGTGGGGTGAAGGTCACGGTGAATTCTGATGACCCGGCCTATTTCGGCGGGTACGTGACTGAAAACTTCCAGGCGCTGCACGAGCATCTCGGCATGACTCAAGATCAGGCGAAACGCCTGGCCCAGAACAGCCTGGATGCGCGTTTGATCAAGCCCTGA
- a CDS encoding 8-oxoguanine deaminase: MPAIRIWLKNPLAVFTANDLDARGGLVVENGVIVEMLATGQSPSAPCDQTFDAREHVLLPGLINTHHHFYQTLTRAWAPVVNQPLFPWLKTLYPVWARLTPEKLALASKVALTELLLSGCTTAADHHYLFPDGLENAIDIQVQSVRELGMRAMLTRGSMSLGEADGGLPPQQTVQQGQVILEDSQRLIDTYHERGDGAQIQIALAPCSPFSVTTEIMSESAVLAEKLDVRLHTHLAETLDEEEFCLQRFGLRTVDYLDSVGWLGPRTWLAHGIHFNEQEIARLGEAGTGICHCPSSNMRLASGICPTLDLIAAGAPIGLGVDGSASNDASNMMLEAKQALYLQRLRYGAEKITPELALGWASKGSARLLGRSDIGELAVGKQADLALFKLDELRFSGSHDPLSALLLCGADRADRVMIGGQWRVIDGQVEGLDLKGLIADHRQAAAELISG, encoded by the coding sequence ATGCCCGCGATCCGTATCTGGTTGAAAAATCCCCTTGCTGTGTTTACCGCCAACGATCTCGATGCCCGAGGCGGGCTGGTGGTGGAAAACGGTGTAATCGTCGAAATGCTCGCGACCGGCCAATCGCCTTCGGCACCGTGCGATCAGACGTTCGATGCCCGTGAACACGTGCTGCTGCCGGGCCTGATCAATACTCACCACCACTTCTATCAAACCCTGACCCGTGCCTGGGCACCTGTCGTCAATCAGCCGTTGTTTCCGTGGCTGAAGACGCTGTACCCGGTCTGGGCACGCCTCACCCCGGAAAAACTGGCGCTGGCCAGCAAAGTCGCACTGACCGAATTGCTGTTGTCGGGCTGCACCACCGCGGCTGATCACCACTATCTGTTCCCGGACGGCCTGGAAAACGCGATCGACATCCAGGTGCAGAGCGTCCGCGAACTGGGCATGCGCGCGATGCTGACCCGCGGCTCCATGAGTCTGGGCGAAGCCGACGGTGGCTTGCCGCCGCAACAGACCGTGCAGCAAGGACAGGTGATTCTGGAAGACAGCCAACGGCTGATCGACACGTATCACGAGCGCGGGGACGGGGCGCAGATCCAGATTGCGCTGGCGCCCTGCTCGCCGTTTTCGGTCACCACTGAAATCATGTCCGAAAGCGCAGTGCTGGCCGAAAAGCTTGATGTTCGTCTGCACACGCATCTGGCGGAAACGCTGGATGAAGAGGAGTTCTGCCTGCAACGCTTCGGCCTGCGTACCGTGGATTATCTGGACAGCGTCGGGTGGCTCGGCCCCCGTACCTGGCTGGCCCACGGCATTCATTTCAACGAGCAGGAGATCGCGCGACTGGGCGAAGCCGGGACTGGAATCTGTCACTGCCCAAGTTCGAACATGCGCCTGGCGTCGGGTATCTGTCCGACACTGGACCTGATCGCGGCCGGTGCGCCGATCGGATTGGGTGTGGACGGCTCAGCCTCCAACGACGCTTCGAACATGATGCTGGAAGCCAAGCAGGCGCTGTACCTGCAGCGTTTGCGTTACGGCGCGGAAAAGATCACCCCGGAACTGGCGTTGGGCTGGGCGAGCAAAGGCTCGGCGAGATTGCTGGGCCGCAGCGACATCGGTGAACTCGCCGTGGGGAAACAGGCCGACCTTGCGCTCTTCAAACTGGACGAACTGCGTTTCTCAGGCAGCCATGATCCGCTCTCCGCGCTGTTGTTGTGCGGGGCGGATCGGGCGGATCGCGTGATGATCGGCGGCCAGTGGCGCGTGATTGACGGTCAGGTCGAGGGGCTGGACCTGAAAGGCCTGATTGCAGACCACCGCCAGGCGGCGGCGGAGTTGATCAGCGGCTGA
- a CDS encoding 2-oxoglutarate and iron-dependent oxygenase domain-containing protein translates to MNPLPVIDISPLYAQDDQAWHEVAQRIDAACRECGFFYIKGHPISTERIDQVIGSAQRFFAQPLSEKLKIDITQSQHHRGYGAIATEQLDPDLPSDLKETFDMGLHLPADHPDVLAGKALRGPNRHPDLPGWQSLMEQHYRDMQALALTLLRAMTPALGIERNFFDQRFEQPVSVLRMIHYPPRHTATSEQQQGAGAHTDYGCITLLYQDVAGGLQVRDVRGEWVDAPPIEGTFVVNLGDMMARWSNDQYVSTPHRVISPLGVDRYSMPFFAEPHPDTRVECLPGCTDQHHPPLYPPTTCAEFLLSRFADTYAYRREQDAKV, encoded by the coding sequence ATGAACCCGCTTCCCGTCATCGACATTTCCCCGCTCTACGCTCAAGACGATCAGGCCTGGCACGAGGTTGCCCAGCGCATTGATGCAGCGTGCCGTGAATGCGGTTTCTTCTACATCAAGGGCCACCCGATCAGCACCGAGCGTATCGACCAGGTGATCGGCAGCGCTCAGCGATTTTTCGCTCAGCCTCTGAGCGAGAAGCTGAAAATCGACATCACCCAAAGCCAGCATCATCGTGGCTATGGGGCGATTGCCACCGAGCAACTGGACCCCGACCTGCCCAGCGATCTGAAGGAAACCTTCGACATGGGCCTTCACTTGCCGGCCGATCATCCTGACGTGCTGGCCGGCAAGGCGTTGCGCGGACCTAACCGTCACCCGGATCTGCCGGGTTGGCAGTCACTCATGGAACAGCATTACCGAGACATGCAGGCATTGGCCCTGACGCTGCTAAGGGCCATGACGCCGGCGTTGGGCATCGAGCGCAACTTCTTCGATCAACGTTTCGAGCAACCGGTCAGCGTGTTGAGGATGATCCACTACCCGCCCCGCCACACCGCCACCAGCGAACAGCAACAAGGCGCTGGCGCTCACACCGACTACGGCTGCATCACCTTGCTTTACCAGGACGTTGCCGGCGGTCTTCAGGTGCGTGATGTTCGCGGTGAGTGGGTCGATGCGCCGCCCATCGAGGGCACCTTCGTGGTCAATCTGGGCGACATGATGGCGCGCTGGAGCAATGATCAGTACGTGTCGACGCCGCACCGGGTTATCAGCCCGCTGGGCGTCGATCGCTATTCGATGCCGTTCTTCGCCGAACCGCACCCCGATACTCGCGTTGAATGCCTGCCGGGCTGCACCGACCAGCACCATCCACCGCTCTACCCGCCGACCACATGCGCTGAGTTTCTGCTGTCACGTTTCGCCGACACCTATGCCTACAGAAGGGAGCAGGACGCAAAAGTCTGA
- a CDS encoding BMP family ABC transporter substrate-binding protein — protein sequence MLSTLHSRRPLKKLLCAMAAVVGLSSSLLAVAADPLKVGFVYIGPIGDHGWTYQHEQGRQAMAKALGDKVTTSFVENVPEGADAERVIRNMAKSGYDLVFTTSFGYMNPTLKVAKQFPKVTFEHATGYKQDKNMGTYLARTYEGRYVGGFLAAKMTKTKKIGYVASFPIPEVLRDINAIQLALNKYNPGTEIKVVWVNSWFDPGKEADAANALIDQGADVIFQHTDSPAPIQAAERRGVYAVGYASDMAHFGPKAVLTSIVNNWGPHYIQATQSVIDGTWKSQDYWGGLKEGTVELPISDLVPADVKGEAQKIIADIESGAFHPFTGPIKDQSGAVKIPEGSVATNAELASMNYYVEGVKAELPK from the coding sequence ATGCTTTCCACCCTTCACTCACGTCGTCCGCTGAAAAAACTGCTGTGCGCCATGGCCGCTGTCGTTGGCCTCAGTTCCAGTCTGCTGGCCGTTGCGGCAGATCCGTTGAAAGTCGGATTCGTGTACATCGGGCCGATTGGCGACCACGGCTGGACCTATCAGCATGAGCAGGGCCGCCAGGCGATGGCCAAGGCACTGGGCGACAAAGTGACCACCAGTTTTGTCGAGAACGTACCGGAAGGCGCGGATGCAGAGCGCGTCATCCGCAACATGGCCAAGAGTGGTTACGACCTGGTGTTCACCACCTCGTTCGGCTACATGAACCCGACGCTGAAGGTCGCCAAGCAATTTCCCAAAGTGACCTTCGAACACGCGACGGGCTACAAGCAGGACAAGAACATGGGCACGTACCTGGCCCGCACCTACGAAGGGCGTTATGTGGGTGGTTTCCTCGCCGCGAAGATGACCAAAACCAAAAAAATCGGTTATGTCGCCTCGTTCCCGATTCCAGAGGTCTTGCGCGACATCAACGCGATTCAACTGGCGCTGAATAAATACAACCCGGGCACCGAAATCAAAGTGGTGTGGGTCAACTCCTGGTTCGATCCGGGCAAGGAAGCGGACGCCGCCAACGCGCTGATCGATCAGGGCGCGGACGTGATCTTCCAGCACACCGACAGCCCGGCCCCGATTCAGGCCGCAGAGCGTCGTGGCGTGTACGCCGTGGGATACGCCTCGGACATGGCGCATTTCGGTCCGAAGGCCGTGCTGACCTCCATCGTCAATAATTGGGGCCCGCATTACATTCAGGCCACGCAATCGGTCATCGACGGCACCTGGAAATCTCAGGATTACTGGGGTGGTTTGAAAGAGGGCACGGTGGAACTGCCGATCAGCGACCTGGTGCCCGCCGACGTGAAAGGCGAAGCGCAGAAGATCATCGCCGATATCGAGAGCGGCGCGTTCCATCCTTTCACCGGCCCGATCAAGGATCAGAGCGGCGCAGTGAAAATCCCTGAAGGCAGCGTCGCAACCAATGCGGAACTCGCGTCGATGAACTATTACGTGGAAGGGGTGAAAGCGGAGTTGCCGAAGTAG
- a CDS encoding calcium:proton antiporter → MGTILKQEKFLLLAVIATCFAYPFEHQLLGHGNTVALIAGIALVGFIVCASMRVAHHAELLAEKVGDPYGTMILTLSAVLVEVVILAIMMSNEPSPTLVRDTIYSAVMLDINGILGLAALMGGLKHGEQSYNDDSARSYSVMILTAMAVSMVVPEFIPESKWKVYSAFTIGAMILLYGLFLRMQVGPHSYFFSYSYPDKKRRKEQPEQPSEPVNLPRSIGTLVFGVVIIGALAEVMSKTVDLGLEGSGAPPVMTAILVAAISAAPEILTALRAALANRMQSVVNVALGASLSTVILTVPVMEAMALYTGQPFQMAMTPVQTVMIFVTLLVSAINLNDGETNAIEGMTHFVLFATFVMLSLLGL, encoded by the coding sequence ATGGGCACGATACTCAAGCAAGAAAAGTTTCTTCTGTTGGCGGTGATTGCGACCTGCTTCGCGTACCCGTTCGAGCATCAATTACTGGGGCACGGCAACACCGTGGCGCTGATCGCGGGCATTGCGCTAGTGGGGTTCATCGTCTGCGCCTCCATGCGTGTGGCGCACCACGCCGAATTGCTCGCGGAAAAAGTCGGCGATCCCTACGGCACGATGATCCTGACCCTGTCAGCAGTGCTGGTAGAGGTGGTCATCCTGGCGATCATGATGAGCAACGAGCCGTCACCGACGCTGGTGCGCGACACGATTTACTCGGCCGTCATGCTCGACATCAACGGAATTCTCGGGCTGGCCGCTTTGATGGGGGGGCTTAAGCACGGCGAGCAGTCCTACAACGACGATTCGGCACGTTCCTACAGCGTGATGATCCTGACGGCGATGGCCGTATCGATGGTCGTGCCCGAATTCATTCCGGAGTCGAAATGGAAGGTCTATTCGGCATTCACCATTGGCGCGATGATCCTGCTCTACGGCTTGTTTTTGCGCATGCAGGTGGGGCCGCACAGTTATTTCTTCAGTTACAGCTATCCCGACAAGAAACGCCGCAAGGAACAGCCTGAGCAGCCAAGCGAACCGGTAAACCTGCCGCGGTCCATCGGCACGCTGGTCTTCGGCGTGGTGATCATCGGTGCGTTGGCCGAGGTCATGTCGAAGACGGTCGATCTGGGCCTGGAAGGCAGTGGCGCGCCGCCGGTGATGACCGCAATTCTGGTTGCGGCGATTTCCGCCGCGCCCGAGATTCTCACGGCGTTGCGAGCTGCCTTGGCAAACCGCATGCAGTCGGTGGTCAACGTTGCGTTGGGTGCGTCCTTGTCGACGGTGATTCTGACGGTGCCTGTAATGGAGGCGATGGCGTTGTACACGGGCCAGCCGTTCCAGATGGCGATGACACCGGTGCAGACCGTGATGATCTTCGTCACGCTGCTGGTCAGCGCCATCAACCTGAATGACGGCGAGACCAACGCCATCGAAGGCATGACTCACTTCGTGTTGTTCGCGACGTTCGTCATGCTGTCGTTGCTGGGACTGTGA
- a CDS encoding SDR family oxidoreductase produces the protein MPANKTALIIGASRGLGLGLVKRLTEQGWEVTATVRDPHSADALKALPGVHIQTLDMDEQSSLEVLTHNLKGQVYDVLFVNAGVMGPKHENPTDATAGELGQLFLTNAVAPIRLAKRFVDQIRPNTGIIAFMSSVLGSVTMPDAPEMALYKASKAALNSMTNTFVTQLGDNKPTVLSMHPGWVRTAMGGEGADIDVDTSVRGLVEQLERFAGEGGHHFVNYKGETIPW, from the coding sequence ATGCCTGCCAACAAAACTGCATTGATCATCGGCGCTTCCCGAGGTTTGGGTCTCGGCCTGGTCAAACGCCTGACCGAGCAAGGCTGGGAGGTCACCGCGACAGTTCGTGATCCGCACAGCGCCGACGCATTGAAAGCCCTGCCCGGCGTGCACATTCAGACGCTGGACATGGACGAGCAATCGTCGCTGGAAGTGCTCACGCATAACCTCAAGGGTCAGGTGTACGACGTGTTGTTCGTCAACGCTGGCGTCATGGGTCCCAAACATGAAAATCCTACCGATGCCACCGCCGGTGAGTTGGGCCAATTGTTCCTGACCAACGCGGTCGCCCCTATTCGTCTGGCCAAGCGCTTCGTCGATCAGATTCGTCCGAACACCGGCATCATTGCGTTCATGAGCTCGGTGCTCGGCAGCGTCACGATGCCCGACGCGCCGGAAATGGCGTTGTACAAGGCCAGCAAGGCAGCACTGAACTCGATGACCAATACCTTCGTCACTCAACTGGGCGACAACAAACCGACCGTGCTTTCGATGCACCCGGGCTGGGTTCGTACCGCCATGGGTGGCGAGGGCGCCGACATCGACGTGGACACCAGTGTCCGCGGGTTGGTCGAGCAGCTTGAGCGATTTGCCGGGGAAGGTGGACATCACTTCGTGAACTACAAGGGAGAGACCATTCCCTGGTAA
- a CDS encoding ABC transporter permease: MDIDLLSNIFFATVRCGTPLLLVALGELVCEKSGVLNLGQEGMMLFGAVIGFIVALSTGSLWLGVLLAILAGMLLSSLFALVALVFNANQVATGLALTIFGVGLSSFVGAAWVGKPLSGFEPLAVPYLSDIPLIGRMLFAQDILVYLSFALFALVAWTLLKSRAGLIIQAVGENPDAASAMGLPVLLVRTLAVLFGGAMAGLAGAYLSLAYTPMWAENMSAGRGWIALALVVFASWRVARVLLGAYLFGFASILYLVAQGIGLAIPSNLLAMLPYVATIVVLVLLSRNALRTRLYAPVSLGQPWQSGH; the protein is encoded by the coding sequence ATGGACATCGATCTGCTGAGTAATATCTTTTTTGCCACGGTACGTTGCGGCACGCCGCTGTTGCTCGTGGCGCTGGGTGAGCTGGTGTGTGAGAAGAGCGGCGTTCTCAACCTGGGTCAGGAAGGCATGATGCTGTTCGGTGCGGTGATCGGTTTCATCGTTGCGCTCAGCACGGGCAGTCTGTGGCTAGGCGTCTTGCTGGCGATCCTCGCGGGCATGCTGCTTTCGTCGCTTTTCGCCTTGGTGGCGCTGGTGTTCAACGCCAATCAGGTCGCGACCGGGCTGGCACTGACGATCTTCGGCGTCGGGCTTTCCAGTTTCGTCGGCGCCGCCTGGGTCGGCAAACCGCTGTCGGGGTTCGAGCCTCTCGCAGTGCCTTACTTGAGTGATATTCCGCTGATCGGGCGGATGCTTTTTGCACAGGACATTCTGGTTTACCTGTCCTTCGCCCTGTTCGCCCTGGTGGCCTGGACGCTTCTGAAAAGCCGTGCGGGTTTGATTATTCAAGCGGTGGGCGAAAACCCTGACGCAGCCAGTGCGATGGGCCTGCCCGTGCTGCTCGTTCGCACCTTGGCGGTGTTGTTCGGCGGCGCCATGGCTGGGCTTGCCGGTGCTTATCTGTCGCTGGCCTACACGCCGATGTGGGCGGAAAACATGAGCGCAGGTCGCGGCTGGATTGCCCTGGCGCTGGTGGTGTTCGCCAGTTGGCGCGTTGCACGGGTCTTGTTGGGCGCCTATCTGTTCGGTTTCGCCAGCATCCTGTACTTGGTCGCCCAGGGCATCGGCCTGGCGATCCCTTCGAACCTGCTGGCAATGCTGCCGTATGTCGCGACGATCGTGGTGCTGGTGTTACTGTCGCGCAATGCACTGCGCACCCGACTGTATGCACCGGTGTCCTTGGGACAGCCTTGGCAGTCGGGGCACTGA
- a CDS encoding IMPACT family protein — MPSTLVGPCEFREEIRKSRFITLAAPINSPADAQAFIEQNSDLNATHNCWAWKLGAQYRSTDDGEPGGTAGRPILAAIEAQDFDQVVVLMIRWYGGIQLGTGGLARAYGGGANKCLQQAARLPLINRVSLTFDCTFSELALVKLRLAELNGVVENEDFLANGVALSIAVGPEQIETFQRQLSDLSRGRIVLHRQSDV, encoded by the coding sequence ATGCCTTCTACCCTCGTCGGCCCTTGTGAATTTCGCGAGGAGATTCGCAAGAGCCGCTTCATTACCCTCGCGGCGCCCATCAATAGCCCGGCCGATGCCCAGGCGTTCATCGAACAGAACAGTGACCTCAACGCCACGCACAACTGCTGGGCCTGGAAACTGGGTGCGCAATACCGCAGCACGGACGATGGCGAGCCGGGCGGCACGGCAGGCCGACCGATTCTGGCGGCCATCGAAGCGCAGGATTTCGATCAGGTGGTGGTGCTGATGATTCGCTGGTACGGCGGAATCCAGCTGGGCACCGGCGGACTGGCCCGTGCCTATGGTGGCGGGGCCAACAAATGCCTTCAGCAGGCAGCACGCTTGCCGCTGATCAATCGTGTTTCACTGACGTTCGACTGTACCTTCAGCGAACTGGCGCTGGTGAAGTTGCGGCTTGCCGAACTCAATGGCGTGGTGGAAAACGAAGACTTCCTGGCCAACGGTGTCGCGCTCTCAATCGCTGTCGGGCCAGAGCAAATCGAGACCTTCCAGCGGCAACTGTCCGACCTCAGTCGCGGGCGCATCGTCCTGCATCGACAATCCGACGTTTGA
- a CDS encoding ABC transporter permease codes for MLLSLEPRGHESRAMLWFSPLLAAMLTLASGSLLFIALGLDPLLTLHTLLIAPVSDLYGVSELMVKTLPILLCALGLAVAYQARIWNIGAEGQLLIGALAGSAVAVNVIDIDSRWVLVPILLIGIIAGAAWAGLTAWLRTQFNANEILTSIMLNYIALNLLLYFVHGPLKDPAGMNFPESAMFGDASRLPLLTEDGRVHAGVYFALLALVAVWVLLQRSFVGFQIKVLGLDKRAAGFVGFREKRLVWLALLISGGLAGLAGVCEVTGPIGQLVPQVSPGYGYAAITVAFLGRLNPLGILFSSLLMALLYLGGESAQMTLNLPQAITQLFQGMMLFFLLACDVLILYRPRLTLRWARRQMAAVPGAV; via the coding sequence ATGCTGCTTTCACTGGAACCGCGCGGCCATGAGTCACGCGCCATGTTGTGGTTTTCGCCTTTGCTGGCGGCCATGCTGACACTGGCTTCGGGATCGTTGCTGTTCATCGCGCTCGGACTCGATCCGTTGCTGACCCTGCACACCTTGTTGATCGCACCGGTCAGCGACCTCTACGGGGTGTCCGAACTGATGGTCAAGACCCTGCCGATCCTGCTGTGCGCGCTGGGTCTGGCCGTGGCGTACCAAGCGCGGATCTGGAACATCGGCGCCGAAGGTCAATTGCTGATCGGCGCGCTGGCGGGCAGCGCCGTGGCGGTCAATGTGATCGATATTGACAGCCGCTGGGTGCTGGTGCCCATTCTGCTAATCGGCATCATTGCGGGTGCCGCATGGGCTGGTCTGACGGCTTGGTTGCGCACGCAGTTCAACGCCAACGAAATCCTCACCAGCATCATGCTCAATTACATTGCGCTGAACCTGCTACTGTATTTCGTCCATGGCCCGCTGAAAGATCCGGCGGGCATGAATTTCCCTGAGTCCGCCATGTTTGGCGATGCCAGTCGTCTGCCGCTGCTGACCGAAGACGGTCGCGTACACGCCGGGGTGTATTTCGCCCTGCTCGCACTGGTCGCGGTCTGGGTGTTGCTGCAACGCAGCTTTGTAGGCTTCCAGATCAAGGTTCTTGGCCTGGACAAACGCGCCGCCGGGTTCGTCGGCTTTCGCGAGAAGCGGTTGGTCTGGCTGGCGTTATTGATCAGTGGCGGACTGGCGGGGTTGGCAGGTGTCTGCGAGGTGACCGGCCCCATCGGTCAATTGGTGCCTCAGGTATCACCGGGGTACGGCTACGCCGCGATCACCGTGGCCTTTCTCGGCCGACTCAATCCGCTCGGGATTCTGTTTTCCAGCCTGTTGATGGCGTTGCTGTATCTGGGCGGCGAAAGTGCGCAGATGACCCTTAATTTGCCGCAAGCCATCACACAGTTGTTTCAAGGCATGATGCTGTTTTTCCTGCTGGCTTGTGATGTGCTGATTCTCTACCGCCCACGTCTCACGCTGCGCTGGGCCCGCCGCCAGATGGCCGCTGTGCCGGGAGCCGTGTGA